The window AGAATTTACCTTTCTTCTCCTCAGCAGCTGGAGCAGCTCCACCAGCGGcggcagcagcagcagcaggtGCAGCAGCACCACCTCCAACTGGCATGGAGGAGAGCTTCTCAcgtcctgaaaaaaaaaaacattagatCAGCATCTCCACTCATTCAAACTATTTAATTAGCTCCACCAACAGGATAACATTCACTTACCCTGAGCAATCAAATCCTCGATGGACTTTCCATTGAGCTcggcaatgattttttttactctctcaGCATCAGACTCAATTCCTACCGAGGAGAGGATCTTCTCAATGGCATCTTGGGAAGGTGAGGCATTGCCACCAAGGACAGCCAACAGATAAGCGGCCACGTAACGCATTCTGAGATCAAATGGTAAAAAACAAGTTAATTAACCTCACTTTTGTCAATTTTGTAGTAGTCTCGTTAGTGGGGTTTATCGTCAGGAAATAGTTAATCATCACTGCCAATCAGTCGAAAGATGGTGATAAATTGCAATCATCATGAAAAATTCGGTGGTTTAGTTAATATTTTACAATCTGAGTGATAAATCAATTGGATTCGAATtataaaagaaagaaaaaattaaacatgCCACTCATGGCGGCTCCTATCCGACCGCATCCGTAAACATCGCAtcgaatttaatgaattttcactttcaaaccatttatttaattaggtCAAACTATAAACAACGGATTGTTACcaatattttcaacaatttatacTGAATTATTCACTTACTTTTAAGTCGTGGTGACACGAAACGTGGATGACGCTAGAATGTAACAGAACGTTCTCCGCAAAGAAACGAAATGAACGAGGCAAAGCTACTGCCGAAGAATATACTCTCTATAGAAGTCCGGTTTCCGGAATCAGGACTTATACTTCGACTAGCTGGAAGGCAAGATGGCGCCACCGCCAACTTACTAGTGGTACGTAAGATAGTCGATAGATGATTGTTTTTCGCAAAATGAACAAATTCTATTGTTTGTGCTAGGTTTGTACtgacttgaaaatattttgttaatttctcatggatttttaaataactaATACTGAGCGTAAAATGCAAAGAGGACTCCAAGTCAATCCTGTTTGGTTAGTAATGACACTGGCGGTGGGAGGCGCCCCGGTCGATTCTGGTGGCCTGTTTGACCGCCAGTGCGTACAACAGTTACGTCAACCATGCCCATGTTTTTACccttctatcatttttttgccTTCTTTCGACGCGGAAAAAACAGGTTTACATCGTAACACTTCGTACAAATCTTCATTGTTTGTTATTGGAAAGATTCCGACGCGCTTAGAAAATAGTTTATCAACGAGAGATTTATATGTAAATAGATGTTGTTTGGTGTTTAAAGGGATTTGTTATGGATGGTGATTATTACTCTTCAATTTACGCTTGGTGAGCCATcgttttttcttaaaaaatccTCGAATTAGTTTACGCATAATTAATTAAGGCATAATGCAAGTATTTGATCATTACTTTGATTTAAAGGAATTAAATGCGTGTCTTTGGAGACTGTTTTGATGAGTGCCCTTGTGATGTGCTGAATTGTATTGacttgaataaataaactcaTGCCATGAATTGACAAGCAAACATAAACTTtcgtaatcatttttttctattaaaaaaggCACATCTCCAAGCAAGTTCAATTAAACCAACTCAATAGCTTtcttatattaattaatttattgtaattcATGCAGATCAATTGACCAACACTCAATAAATCAAGTTTATTAACAAGTCTACTGCTTTTGTTGTCTCACAGGTTTGAAAGATGTGGAATAATATCAAACGTTCGCACTCACCTTCGTCAGAACCTGGTGAATGCCTTGAAAAGTAAAGACATGACCCTGAACAAAACGAATATCGGTCCTAAATCGGCAAAGCAGTATGTCTACGATTTGTTGATAGCGGAGTACCTCTGGAATCACAATTATGCTTACACAGTATCGGTATTCGCTAGTGAAGCCCCtcttctcattaattttcgcAAACACATACCAAAGAGTGATAACGGATCATTGGAAACGGCTGATAGAAATAAACTGCAGACTGATTACGTTTGTCACGCGCTGGAGACCCTGGGGATTAGCCCAGGGGGGCCGGATGGTCAGGCTATCATCGGAGAGTACGATAGCCATGATATGCCCTTGTTGTTATCAATACTGAAATATATTAGCCAATTTAAAAAGCCGAAGAGTACTGTTCAGATAGTTAGGGAGGATTTTAATGGCGGCACCAAAAGCTGcaggactcagaccgattttcctGATGGTGATGTTACTGCAGAGGCTATCAAAATCATGGCAGctaagaaaaaattgatgaggcAGAAGGAATCCTTCGACAAGGAGCTGAGGGAGAAGGAGAATGCTCTGAATCTCAGAGCTAATCACATCGAACAGCAGATGATAAAATTGGACGAGAAATTGGCACATGTtcaggtgaaaatatttataaatttattgattgtgtagctctctctgttgTGACATTTGGTTTGTTGTTATTTGTCTCACCTTGTAAATTTCATTCacgtaaatatatttaaataatcataAGAAGTTTTTGCAGCTGATTAAGGACGTGGGAAGGGTCACTTGACGTACGAAGACAAAAGTGTGACGTTTTTGCTGACTTTATTTGcgaattcaagtttttttcccGAGTCATTGAGatatatttcattgaaatgctTAGGAGAATACTCTCCTTGGAAAAAAGTCTCCAGGCTTGATTTTTTTGTGTgacttattttatttaaatatttttaaatgacgtGGTTCATCTTCAATTAACAAGTATTTAATGCAATAAGTTTTTAACTAATATTTCCATTAATAGAACCAAGAAGAAAGATATAAGATGTTCAATGTTTCTTctgacattttattttattttagggTTCCATAAAAGCTCTAAATTTAAAAGAGAAACAGTTTCATGAAGACAGAAAAGATGAGGAACGTCGGATGTACAGAAAAGAATTAGAACTGGCAGTGAAGGAGAATTCATTAACAAGAGAAGCTGAGAGATTAGAATTGGAGCGAGATAGTTACAGACAATTCGAGGTGAATCTGAAAAATCTCCAGGAAGAATTGGCAAAAGTGAAACAAGTTCTTCCCAATAAAGAGACTAGAGAGCTCCAAGGCTCGAAAAAAAGCACAAATGAAGCTTCGACGCAGACTGAGAAGTGTAACAATGAAACGAATAAACAATTGAATGATCAAGAGAAACGAGAGCTGCAGAATCTCGTCCACGAGCAGAAGTTGAGGATAGAGGAGCTGACGTTGAGAGCAGTGAAGCTATCAAGACAACTCGAGGAAGCCCAGCTGGTTAAATATACGAGTAGTGATGTCACGAAAGTAATTCTTCCAGTGCAATCCTCGAGGACAGTTCTCAGTGAGAGTAGCTGCACCGATGAGATCATTCAAGACGCAAAACAACGCCTGAAGAGACTTGAGGAAGAAACAATGAAGGCTGATAATTGTTACTTAAATTCAATGATCACTTCGCCCTTATGACGAAGAGTTCACTTCAATTTATCCGAGAATTCCGAGCACCTGTGTGATTGAACAAATTATGTACTagtgtgaataattttattaatttgatttatttattaaaaatggaTTTATCACAGAGAGACTGCACACACAATAATTCACGAGTAATCAGTTTATACTagaaattcgttttttttttcatttattattgggtaaaattggattcttgatgatttaatataaaaattatttactattGAGATTTTATTACttctatcattattattattatttccttTGAAAGTTTTTGCTGTTATTACATACAACATTCAAACGTGGGAATATAAAATGTAAGTCAAACTTCGTCTGTTGGTTTACATCATCTTCGTTTGGGATCTGAACTCCGTCTGGTATATTTCTGTTAAGGATAAATTTCAcgataattcatttatttgaggAGATATCGAACAtcaaatatcgatttttttcaatttaaatggcAATACCTCATGACCCGTATAaactaaaaacaaaaataaaaatttatgactGCCTAAAAATATACACCAAAAACTACCAGCGATAAATGTGAAATTTCACTTTCTTGATCTAAACAAATATTGTTCATTCTTCTTCTATctgttcaatatatttttaggtCGCCAATATTGAACTTGAGTAAATTTGAATTTGCAATGACGATATAGttcagaattttattgaaactaTAAGACCATAGCAACTCTCATCACTACTTCATatctattatttataatttatttataaaaaggaTATTGTTTGTCTCTGCCTTCACGCCCCTCACGCTCGTGTGTCCTCTCTTTCGTGTACGGCGACTTTTCCTAAACAAAACCACCAGAAAAAAGTTAGTACAACCAGAACGCTGGAACAAGTAAATGACGTAAAATTCGCAGAATTTTTTGGTTTACGAACCTTGCTATAGTGGTGCTTTTCTCTATGCTCAGGGACGTCACCATTTTGGTGGGTATTTTTTGCTGTAATCAAATTATATCCATCAAAATTCCGGACCGAGGAGGGTGAAGGAGAGAAATAAGGAAAACAATATGTACAGAATTCCTTTGCTGGAAGAATTCTGGGAAAATTCGTAATCTCAGAGGCAAAATaaaagttttttatttatgaacaaaaaaacaggttcaattttttctcttttctcgaagatggtcaaaaacaatagaaataatagttataataataatactgtTGAAGAATGTCTCAGTACAGTACAAAAAGgtctaaaaaatcaaatcaccAACCCCGATCATCGTCTTTCCTTCGCTTTTGCTCCGTTGCGGCGACGACCTCCTCAGCTCGATCCTATAAAACAATTAACGTTGGAAAAACAGAACATGGAAATATCAGAATGGAAAATGCGCCACCACCCTATTTGTATATCAGACTCACCCTTTTACGACCGAGTTTTTTCTCCCGTCTGAGTTCTTTCTGTTCATCTCTGATTTTAGTCTTAGCCGATCTTTCTTTCTTTTCACTCGTAGCCTCAGCACGTCTGCTTTCTTTAGGAATGCTTTCTACTTTTCTTCTCTTGGGCTCTAAAATTCCATAAACAGAGATTTATCCATGAAATTGTGAAGCTTATGAAAATCATTGAGTAATTACAAAGAAACTAGAAGATTTTGGAGACCGTCCAttaaccattttttaaaagactGACAGTGCTTCgattgagtgaaaaatataataaaatttcatcttgaattacaatatttgaatatataacaactattataatttttcaaccaaTTAAAAAGTCAAATGaaatgagtaaaaaattattacgagAAAAAAAGGTTCAAAGCAACTTACAAATAGTCTTCGTTACAATAATTACTGTTCTTCAAAAAAGCTCTAATAATGTCCTTGAGTCTCAAAGTAtcaaccaaaaaaatcaatccaaCAGTTTTAAAACAATTGATAATACCTCTATCAGTCTCCTGATTCTGTCCCGAGCTGCTAGCACTACTATTTGAGACACTAGACAAGTCCCTATCCAAATGATCAACTCCACTCCCATAATAGTTCTCCTCCTTGGATTTCCTCTCCTTCTTGTCACCACCCTCATCATCCTTTTCACTCGGTTTCTCCTCTTTCTTGACATGTTTCTCCTTAATCTCACCAACATCCTTGCTCTCCTCCTTCTTCCTGACCTTTTCCACGACTTCATGATTACCAGTGTTATTGGTAGACCTCTTCTCCCTGACCTCCTTGGTATCTTTCTCCTTTTCCCTGCTCTCTCCATTGCTGACCCCCTCCTTCGAGCTGATTCCAttgctgaatttttcactggtATCATTATTAGTACTCTCTTGGGCCTTAGCAGTTCTCTCATTAACATGATGAAATTCAGCTTCCTTGATCATGTGTGGAGTCTTAGCTTTCAACTGTCCACTGTACGAAGTTGCCAGTACATGGAGATCCTGCCTCTGTCccttctcctcctccctcaCCTTCTCAACTTTTCTCTCAAGAATTCCGGAGAGTTTAGCAATAACTGGAAATTGTGGAAGAATCTTGATCAAAATGATGAAAGAGTTTCTGATCTGAACGTAATCCTTGGAGTCGAGGCACACAACAATAGCCTTTGTAATTTTATAATGCCACTTGTGGCACACATgtcgataattttcaaatccCACCATGTCATTAGCCTCGGAGAATTGATTACTGACCTTGAATTTGGTAACAAAACCCGGATAATTACTACACTCTTTGTCAAAAATAGCTTTTTCCGAGTGCCACCTCATAACAGTCTCCAACATTGCACAGAGAAATCTTCCATAACGATTGGCCTCATTCTCAGTGCAAGAggtaaccgagtaagtaataTCACAAAAGAGTCGATCGTAGCAGAGGAGAGTTGAGAAATTGGCGGTCTTCAAGGAGTGAATTGTATGAACAAATTTGGCGCAGTACATTGCATCGACAGCAGTGAATGTACACCTTGGGAAGAGGCAGAGTTGAAGGAACTGAGTGATTGTCTCGTTCTTGGCTGATTTTGGACTCCTAGAGAGGAACCACGAATCCTTCTCTTGTCTCAGATATGCCAGTACCTTCTCAACGTGCTCCTCCTGTTTCTTCTTTTCATCCTGGAGCTTGTCAATCAGAGTTGTATAACGCTCCTGCTCTTTCTTGCCTTTGCTGGCATTCATGTCTTTGGAATCAGCAGCCTGTCCTGCCAATTGTTTTAGTCTGTTCATCTCCCTTTGATAGCTGTCGACTGGTGTGAAGAGATCAGACATTGACAGAGACCAAAAGGTCACTAGAAACTGAGGGGATATATCCTCCCAGACCTTGGGCGGATGAAGGGGACGAACTGATAGAGCCACTGGTGCCATCACTGATTGTGCTGCCTCTGCCCATTTGGCTTGTTTCATTGAAGCTGACATTCTCTTGTAGTTGGGATCTACTTTACGAAGGGCGTCGTACTTTATGTTTATGGCGTGGGTAAACATCGGTCTTGCGAGGAAGAAAGCAACGTCTGCATGAATGTGATTGTCTTGGAGCATGTTGTGCATCCCTGGGAGACGTTCAACATATTCGTGTACTGTCATCGTTTGGCCTAAAAATGTGCCGAACTGAACGAGGGTGTCTTGACACTGATCGTACAGCTTCCCCACCAACTTCAGGTGGGATTTGTCGGTCTCTCGGTAAACCACGCAGTGTTTCTGCTGGGCCATTAGGAGGCAAAGTGCCACTGCCAGGTCGTTCTCTGCCAGCGCTtctttcaaacgttgagaagatttttttgtgtttctAACTTGACTGAAGTAGCCAGCCTGAAAATTATCGGCGAGTAGTTGGGAAATTGTGAGTTATGTCTGATGAAGGAttatattttatagtttttggaTTCATTTGGGGATAGTTGCTGAGGTGAGTTTGGAGAACGCAGTcattttctttaaaatattCGTCCTTTATACGTTGCTCATGGCAAAAGAATGTAATCATTGAAATTTGCATTTCGTGAGTACCGTATTACGCTTCTGGAAAATGGACAAGAAAACGAACAAAGTGGAATGGTTTTTGTTTACACATAATGCCAATGTCAATTGTAAATcttcttgaattttcaatttcaataattgtaCTGACCTTTCTCCATGATTAACTGTCTATTGTTctcgatttttaaaaacgtTAGCTAACCTTTCAATATAGAGGTACAAATGGCAACTCACAAAGTTGGCAAAATCGTCGTAAAATATCCCAAAACGTAGGGAAAAAGCAAGATCTTTATATTCACCCGAACAAAATAGACAAAGTGCTTAGACACCCTCAGCGACAAAGAGTTTGTAtctctaataataataataaaaagcaATACCTCAGTTTTCAAGAGATCTCCACCAGCCATAGCATCAAGTTGATCAGCAGTCATCTCCTCAGCAGCCTCGACCCCAGCCATTTTTTGTACAATCTCCTTAAGTATCAATAGATCGAGACTTTTCTGTGCCTTCAGTTGATTAGCCACATACTGAAGAAGTCCTGTCAGCTCAATATTATATTTCTTGAAAATTGCTCCACAGAACGACGCCAATGATTGGAGCCACTGAGATATACTGTTTCCATCGTGCTTCAGCCTATCACGATCAGCCCCAGCCAGTGCCTCCACCAGACAGTACCCAAGAACATCGTAGGATATGCTGGTCAAATACTTGAGCGAGTCAACAACAGGTCCAATGAGATTTTCATAAAGTTGAATTTGAATAAGAATGTAATCAAACAGCACTCCAGGAGAGGAGTGCGTGAGCTTGCCAATGGTCCTTCCAACAGGCTTGATGGTCTCCTTGCTCACTCTCTTCATGATAGACTTGATTTTCTTTTGCACATCAGCTCGTTTACGAAGCAATGCAGCATGCTGTATGGGAGTATCGTTCTTCCACCTGGCATAGAGACAATAACGATTCTGATAAGGATAGTATTTGAGAATGTTCCACATTTCCTCAGCAACGCAGCAATTGCAGTCCATAAATGAGAGGGAGGGTAGTAGCACGACATCCAGAATTGTGAGAATATCGTAATAAATGGTGTTGCTCTTGTCGATTGGCTGTTTGTTAGAGTCCAGGGGATGTTGTTTAATGGCAACCTGAcaaattctcattattttataCATCAGAATAGGATCGTGATGTAAATTTAGTCCCAGGATAATCAACATTGGCAAGAGCTGGTCGTGAATGTCGTTGAGATCGTTCATCGGCTTTGGAGCAAGGGGATTGTTGAGCGGCGGTATCTTCCTGCCTGGTAGCTTTGGAGATACTGTACAGTGTTTGCGGTAGACAGGTTCCACTATTGAGTGGACCATTCGGCAAAGGGCTAGGGCTATTGGCTTCTGGTCTGTAAGGCTGTGGTCTGGAAGACGACTGAAGAGACCCTGGGCTACCTCCCAGGCACCTATCTCCAGCAGTGCTTCGCACAAACCAAATTTCTGATTACCTGAGTATTTGTCCTGTGCTGGTTCTCGCTCATCTACCACTTCCTCACGATCTTTCGTCGAAATTATGCTCATTTTTCGAACGTATTCCTTTGCTGAACGCATCGACTGTTCGTGATCCTTGATGATAGTCTTGTCGTCGGGAACCAACCAGGGGAGAATATTGTCTAGATGTATGACTTTGTGCTGCAGCATCAGGGCTGTGAGCTTCTGCAGGGAGAAAGGAGTAGAATCTACGGTTGAACGGTACTTGAAACCCAGGACTTCGCAGAGGACTTGTTCGTCACACATGTAGGATTTTATCAGGGGAATGAAGAGGGCATCATCCTGCGGGCGGTTCTCGAAGGTCTCGAGAACTATATCGAGGACTCTGTTGGGGTCGAGGTTGAAGTAACCTGGGGACATTTTTTGAAAGTCTGGTTGCAGTGTTCGAGGCTTTTCATTCTGGAGGGAAATGGCGAAACATGATGTATTTAACAAGTTTTTCATGTTATTCTTCCCAAGTTTGGTTTTCTTATGTGAGAGGTGATAGGCactagagttttttttttcaataatttgatatgataaataaagaaaagtaGAAGCAAAATGTGAAAAGGAACTTATAATTGTTGACGTGGCATGCAAGATTAGTTTTCATGGTTAACAAAAAGGATGAATTGCGTGCACAGTTGATTAACAATATTCTCCAATGTAACATTGAGCTTAATTTAAgtaaagaaattaaatttaaggTATTACTGAAAATGTAATagaattcaaatttttgagcatccaaaatggaaaaattcttcaatttaattgaatgttCAATGATAGCATAAGTATTCAGCACCGAGTTCAGTCTAATTTCCATTTGCAATTCGTAAGttctaataattttctcatgaaATATTAAGACATCGGATGAAATTGTAtccgaaatttttcaatagcaTACTGCCTTCTCACATTTAAAATCTTAAGATGTATAATTCGCATTTCTCAGAATTCTATGGCATAATGGAgtgcaaaaaataaatgatgaatGGTACAATTTGCGGGGTTACGTCCAATTTTTACTTGTTTCTTACCTATGAGCGATTTGACAATTTCTAAAGTATTTGAAACTTCACTGGCAGGCCTCTCCTGATTCAATTCAACTATCAGTTTCGAATACCCCTCACTCTCCTCTCGAAACAGATTAAACTTCCGTTGTTTGTAACTGTAGAATTTAGAAACCACAAACACAATGAGCCACATCACtattaaaatacaaaaacaAACCAACTAATTACTACATACAAAAGTTTTGTCTTCACTTTGACGAACTTGGTGTTAAAGTTTCGATTTTTAAGAATGCCAATGTCCTGTAGAGTGTCAATTTCCAGTCGTTCTTTGAGTATCCTATCTGTTAAAAACTGTGAACCAAAGGAGGAAAACCAAAAACAGTTTAAAATAACTGCCAGACTGAGAGAATCTTCGAATGATAAGATAGATTACCTTTTCGCTTTCTTTTACgatgtaataaaaattgtttctgtTGTCGTTCACCACTTCTGCATCTATCAGGGTAAATAAATCCACAATAGTGGAAGGTATGGCTGCATCGATgctctaaaaaaattcatgaaaccaTAAATACCATGATTAAttcataaaatcaataatttctatTGATCACATGAATGATTAATACTTACGACAAGTTCTCCAAGTGTAGATACCacattttctttctttatATTCGCTTGGACTCCATTTGAGATCAATTCGTACAAGCCTCGTCTCCATTCTGTAACGAATAATTTTGCAACGAGTTACTGAATgctgtttatttatttcaacaaaTGACTTTGCTAGTATTATGGTGATCTTTGTCTACAGAAAGGCTAACGAAGAAATTATAAACAGTGAATATGGTGGATTGATGGTAATGTCTGTTATTTTATGGTACATACCTGTAGTGTCGCCTTCCTTATACTTCTGCTTGATTATCTTGAGGCTGGAAACATTGGTTAATCGACAATTAACTCTTCAGTAGAGCGACATACTCGGAATATTAATGTTGCAATCGTCAATACGTTATTCCCCATAAAAAGAGATATCTGGTTTATCAATGAATCATTTATTATCCCAgtgaaatttatcatttatttattagggGACGAAATCGAAACGCCTCAAACAATACGCCTTTGCCTATGTACCACCATTCTTCTTGTCGTTAAATGCCTGGGATACTACCACTTACTAATCATTCTTTCCATGTTTGTCCCATGTTTTCCATAAATCAGGATTCCACCCTTTATTAATCGCCATATTTCATTTGTTATTACACGATATTTGTTTCttcaatttgttaaaaaacaCAACCGTATCAACAACGCACGTTACACTATTGACGCCATTACGATTCATGGagccttttcaat of the Diachasmimorpha longicaudata isolate KC_UGA_2023 chromosome 13, iyDiaLong2, whole genome shotgun sequence genome contains:
- the LOC135168534 gene encoding large ribosomal subunit protein P2, whose protein sequence is MRYVAAYLLAVLGGNASPSQDAIEKILSSVGIESDAERVKKIIAELNGKSIEDLIAQGREKLSSMPVGGGAAAPAAAAAAAGGAAPAAEEKKEDKKAAKEESESEDDDMGFGLFD
- the LOC135168528 gene encoding ribonuclease Y-like; translation: MDGDYYSSIYAWFERCGIISNVRTHLRQNLVNALKSKDMTLNKTNIGPKSAKQYVYDLLIAEYLWNHNYAYTVSVFASEAPLLINFRKHIPKSDNGSLETADRNKLQTDYVCHALETLGISPGGPDGQAIIGEYDSHDMPLLLSILKYISQFKKPKSTVQIVREDFNGGTKSCRTQTDFPDGDVTAEAIKIMAAKKKLMRQKESFDKELREKENALNLRANHIEQQMIKLDEKLAHVQGSIKALNLKEKQFHEDRKDEERRMYRKELELAVKENSLTREAERLELERDSYRQFEVNLKNLQEELAKVKQVLPNKETRELQGSKKSTNEASTQTEKCNNETNKQLNDQEKRELQNLVHEQKLRIEELTLRAVKLSRQLEEAQLVKYTSSDVTKVILPVQSSRTVLSESSCTDEIIQDAKQRLKRLEEETMKADNCYLNSMITSPL
- the LOC135168524 gene encoding THO complex subunit 2 isoform X2, whose product is MSPGYFNLDPNRVLDIVLETFENRPQDDALFIPLIKSYMCDEQVLCEVLGFKYRSTVDSTPFSLQKLTALMLQHKVIHLDNILPWLVPDDKTIIKDHEQSMRSAKEYVRKMSIISTKDREEVVDEREPAQDKYSGNQKFGLCEALLEIGAWEVAQGLFSRLPDHSLTDQKPIALALCRMVHSIVEPVYRKHCTVSPKLPGRKIPPLNNPLAPKPMNDLNDIHDQLLPMLIILGLNLHHDPILMYKIMRICQVAIKQHPLDSNKQPIDKSNTIYYDILTILDVVLLPSLSFMDCNCCVAEEMWNILKYYPYQNRYCLYARWKNDTPIQHAALLRKRADVQKKIKSIMKRVSKETIKPVGRTIGKLTHSSPGVLFDYILIQIQLYENLIGPVVDSLKYLTSISYDVLGYCLVEALAGADRDRLKHDGNSISQWLQSLASFCGAIFKKYNIELTGLLQYVANQLKAQKSLDLLILKEIVQKMAGVEAAEEMTADQLDAMAGGDLLKTEAGYFSQVRNTKKSSQRLKEALAENDLAVALCLLMAQQKHCVVYRETDKSHLKLVGKLYDQCQDTLVQFGTFLGQTMTVHEYVERLPGMHNMLQDNHIHADVAFFLARPMFTHAINIKYDALRKVDPNYKRMSASMKQAKWAEAAQSVMAPVALSVRPLHPPKVWEDISPQFLVTFWSLSMSDLFTPVDSYQREMNRLKQLAGQAADSKDMNASKGKKEQERYTTLIDKLQDEKKKQEEHVEKVLAYLRQEKDSWFLSRSPKSAKNETITQFLQLCLFPRCTFTAVDAMYCAKFVHTIHSLKTANFSTLLCYDRLFCDITYSVTSCTENEANRYGRFLCAMLETVMRWHSEKAIFDKECSNYPGFVTKFKVSNQFSEANDMVGFENYRHVCHKWHYKITKAIVVCLDSKDYVQIRNSFIILIKILPQFPVIAKLSGILERKVEKVREEEKGQRQDLHVLATSYSGQLKAKTPHMIKEAEFHHVNERTAKAQESTNNDTSEKFSNGISSKEGVSNGESREKEKDTKEVREKRSTNNTGNHEVVEKVRKKEESKDVGEIKEKHVKKEEKPSEKDDEGGDKKERKSKEENYYGSGVDHLDRDLSSVSNSSASSSGQNQETDREPKRRKVESIPKESRRAEATSEKKERSAKTKIRDEQKELRREKKLGRKRDRAEEVVAATEQKRRKDDDRAKNTHQNGDVPEHREKHHYSKEKSPYTKERTHEREGREGRDKHRRSSDPKRR
- the LOC135168524 gene encoding THO complex subunit 2 isoform X1, encoding MAINKGWNPDLWKTWDKHGKNDYLKIIKQKYKEGDTTEWRRGLYELISNGVQANIKKENVVSTLGELVSIDAAIPSTIVDLFTLIDAEVVNDNRNNFYYIVKESEKFLTDRILKERLEIDTLQDIGILKNRNFNTKFVKVKTKLFYKQRKFNLFREESEGYSKLIVELNQERPASEVSNTLEIVKSLIGYFNLDPNRVLDIVLETFENRPQDDALFIPLIKSYMCDEQVLCEVLGFKYRSTVDSTPFSLQKLTALMLQHKVIHLDNILPWLVPDDKTIIKDHEQSMRSAKEYVRKMSIISTKDREEVVDEREPAQDKYSGNQKFGLCEALLEIGAWEVAQGLFSRLPDHSLTDQKPIALALCRMVHSIVEPVYRKHCTVSPKLPGRKIPPLNNPLAPKPMNDLNDIHDQLLPMLIILGLNLHHDPILMYKIMRICQVAIKQHPLDSNKQPIDKSNTIYYDILTILDVVLLPSLSFMDCNCCVAEEMWNILKYYPYQNRYCLYARWKNDTPIQHAALLRKRADVQKKIKSIMKRVSKETIKPVGRTIGKLTHSSPGVLFDYILIQIQLYENLIGPVVDSLKYLTSISYDVLGYCLVEALAGADRDRLKHDGNSISQWLQSLASFCGAIFKKYNIELTGLLQYVANQLKAQKSLDLLILKEIVQKMAGVEAAEEMTADQLDAMAGGDLLKTEAGYFSQVRNTKKSSQRLKEALAENDLAVALCLLMAQQKHCVVYRETDKSHLKLVGKLYDQCQDTLVQFGTFLGQTMTVHEYVERLPGMHNMLQDNHIHADVAFFLARPMFTHAINIKYDALRKVDPNYKRMSASMKQAKWAEAAQSVMAPVALSVRPLHPPKVWEDISPQFLVTFWSLSMSDLFTPVDSYQREMNRLKQLAGQAADSKDMNASKGKKEQERYTTLIDKLQDEKKKQEEHVEKVLAYLRQEKDSWFLSRSPKSAKNETITQFLQLCLFPRCTFTAVDAMYCAKFVHTIHSLKTANFSTLLCYDRLFCDITYSVTSCTENEANRYGRFLCAMLETVMRWHSEKAIFDKECSNYPGFVTKFKVSNQFSEANDMVGFENYRHVCHKWHYKITKAIVVCLDSKDYVQIRNSFIILIKILPQFPVIAKLSGILERKVEKVREEEKGQRQDLHVLATSYSGQLKAKTPHMIKEAEFHHVNERTAKAQESTNNDTSEKFSNGISSKEGVSNGESREKEKDTKEVREKRSTNNTGNHEVVEKVRKKEESKDVGEIKEKHVKKEEKPSEKDDEGGDKKERKSKEENYYGSGVDHLDRDLSSVSNSSASSSGQNQETDREPKRRKVESIPKESRRAEATSEKKERSAKTKIRDEQKELRREKKLGRKRDRAEEVVAATEQKRRKDDDRAKNTHQNGDVPEHREKHHYSKEKSPYTKERTHEREGREGRDKHRRSSDPKRR